The Alosa sapidissima isolate fAloSap1 chromosome 8, fAloSap1.pri, whole genome shotgun sequence genome contains a region encoding:
- the cfap251 gene encoding cilia- and flagella-associated protein 251 isoform X3, with translation MLPVFCLQDDECLVILYVCAHVAVMYDHTTNTQHLLQGHCSPISCVCVSKDRRWLVTADKGQDSLVIVWDTYTCIPVRTLFDCHPEGGTVALALSHDSKHLVSVGAAGVQQRVCIWDWTSESESPLCVTELPQEFGTQKHILFNPNDNTQLLSTSESRVLFYTMEGATLQYSAPEISDKTFNKAVGAFTQSVFHSGGAQAFSATSLGNLLMWTQRTEGMDTGSSYAALKLIPLQEDAITVLTQIDSYIVIGDSRGHVKFYDSRMKLISHYSDFNLDSISSLSFGTTVPNGHMGHPRDCTLAARPFVIQNLVISTHTAVVVHVTSQGSVVQTLLKEHADSLQAVACHPRQPVVAMASNSGILKVWDYEQRKLVCSRLFQKDPQIQCLAYDPYGVYLAVGLANGVVCVLDGCSLHSEDGDSFSYSSDSITHMAFSHDSHYLAAADDGKAVTLFHLCSEEGVQRWRYQGRHHSHYMPIRDLLFGEQLDTGLPRLLSLGEDRRLVEYDLQASGDDRLVILSAERIEQSGVPMCMTWYPPLNTEHFLLTASHLYKMKLYNSTTKMCRKTLLGPCFGSPVRKMMLLPRNNDGDPNARYMAYITTDKVGLQILPLDGNPHRCSAQLCHPSGVSSLAVSHEGRYAFTAGGADCTAFCWEISLSALEAAAALGGKDLDPFYSLLEGGRDGQLFREMEDYFYYSQLRTQGIDSMQMRQVSTHIPLAEVPFVMRALGFYPTEQELEDMQNEVKFSRYAETGQYVTHVDLPEFIRLFVNHRPALGLRLHELQWAISVLGQSDGTGDTQIPRDLLMELLQARGEHMTEEELAECFSTLLGVSSEGGRSEAGSMHWPDKETLLDTEIPEEITLETFVKGILGFPLSNQEGSISSSDISSLLPPKDTNEVQS, from the exons ATGCTCCCAGTGTTCTGCCTGCAGGATGATGAGTGCCTGGTCattctgtatgtctgtgcaCATGTGGCTGTCATGTATGaccacaccaccaacacacagcACCTGCTTCAG GGCCACTGTAGCCcgatctcctgtgtgtgtgtgagtaaggacCGCCGCTGGCTGGTGACTGCAGATAAGGGTCAAGACAGCCTGGTTATTGTCTGGGACACATATACTTG CATCCCTGTGCGGACCTTATTTGATTGTCATCCTGAAGGGGGCACTGTTGCATTAGCCCTTTCTCATGACTCCAAACATCTGGTTTCGGTGGGGGCTGCAGGAGTGCAG cagcgtgtgtgtatctgggaCTGGACCAGTGAATCAGAGAGTCCTTTGTGTGTAACTGAACTTCCCCAAGAGTTTGGTACTCAG AAACACATTTTATTCAACCCCAATGACAATACCCAGCTGCTTAGCACCAGTGAGAGCAGGGTGCTGTTTTACACAATG GAGGGGGCGACTCTGCAGTACTCGGCCCCTGAGATCTCAGACAAG ACGTTCAATAAGGCGGTGGGTGCATTCACCCAGTCAGTGTTCCACAGCGGAGGAGCGCAGGCCTTCAGCGCCACCTCACTGGGCAATCTGCTGATGTGGACACAGAGGACAGAGGGGATGGACACAGGGTCCAGCTACGCCGCACTCAAACTCATCCCACTCCAGGAGGATGCCATTACTGTACTCACACAAATAGACAG ctACATAGTCATAGGTGACAGCCGGGGTCATGTGAAGTTCTACGACAGCAGGATGAAGCTCATCAGCCACTACAGCGACTTTAACCTGGACTCCATCAGCTCGCTCTCATTCGGCACCACAGTGCCCAATGGCCACATGGGACACCCCCGTGACTGCACGCTCGCAGCCCGACCCTTCGTCATTCA GAACTTGGTCATCTCCACACATACAGCTGTAGTTGTGCATGTGACCTCTCAGGGAAGTGTGGTGCAGACCCTGCTGAAGGAGCATGCTGATTCGCTGCAGGCTGTGGCCTGTCACCCACGGCAACCTGTTGTTGCCATGGCCAGTAACAGTGGCATCCTCAAGGTGTGGGACTATGAGCAGAGAAAGTTGGTGTGTAGCCGCCTCTTCCAGAAAGACCCCCAGATCCAGTGCCTGGCCTACGATCCATACG GAGTGTATCTGGCAGTGGGGTTGGCAaatggagtggtgtgtgtgttggatggctGCAGCCTTCATTCAGAGGACGGGGACAGTTTCAGCTACAGCTCtgactcaatcacacacatggCCTTCTCGCATGACTCCCATTACCTGGCTGCTGCA GATGACGGTAAGGCGGTGACACTGTTCCACTTGTGTTCGGAAGAGGGTGTCCAGCGCTGGCGCTACCAGGGCCGCCACCACTCCCACTACATGCCCATCAGGGACCTGCTGTTTGGAGAGCAGCTGGACACTGGTCTGCCCAGACTCCTGTCCCTGGGAGAGGATCGCAGGCTG gtggagTATGATCTGCAGGCCAGTGGTGATGACAGACTGGTGATCCTGAGTGCTGAGAGGATTGAGCAGAGCGGAGTGCCCATGTGCATGACCTGGTACCCGCCACTCAACACGGAACACTTCCTGCTCACTGCATCCCACCTCTACAAGATGAAGCTCTACAACAGCACCACCAAAATGTGCAg GAAGACATTGCTGGGACCCTGTTTTGGCTCCCCTGTCAGGAAGATGATGTTATTGCCACGGAACAATGATGGAGACCCCAATGCCCGCTACATGGCTTACATCACCACAGACAAG gtagggTTGCAGATCCTCCCTCTGGATGGGAATCCTCACCGCTGCAGTGCCCAGCTGTGTCACCCCTCGGGGGTGTCCAGCTTGGCCGTCTCTCACGAGGGCCGCTACGCATTCACAGCAGGGGGAGCCGACTGCACGGCTTTCTGCTGGGAGATCAGCCTCAG tgctcTGGAGGCTGCAGCAGCCCTGGGTGGTAAAGACCTGGACCCCTTTTACAGCCtgttggagggagggagagatggccaACTCTTCAGG GAAATGGAGGATTACTTCTACTACAGCCAGCTGCGCACTCAAGGCATTGACAGCATGCAGATGCGGCAGGTGTCCACCCACATCCCGCTGGCAGAAGTGCCCTTTGTCATGAGGGCCCTTGGCTTCTACCCCACTGAACAGGAG CTGGAGGACATGCAGAATGAGGTGAAGTTTAGTCGCTATGCAGAGACGGGCCAGTACGTCACGCACGTAGACCTGCCTGAGTTCATCCGTCTGTTTGTGAACCACCGGCCGGCGCTGGGCCTCAGGCTGCACGAGCTGCAGTGGGCCATCAGCGTCCTGGGGCAGAGCGATGGCACAGGGGACACACAGATCCCCCGAGACCTCCTGATGGAACTGCTGCAAgccagag gagaacaCATGACAGAGGAAGAACTGGCGGAATGTTTCAGCACACTGCTTGGGGTCAGCTCAGAAGGCGGGAGGTCAGAAGCAGGCAGTATGCACTGGCCAG acaAAGAGACACTCCTAGATACGGAGATCCCTGAAGAGATCACCTTGGAAACATTTGTTAAAGGCATCCTGGGGTTTCCTCTTAGCAACCAAGAGGGCTCAATCTCCTCCTCCGACATCTCCTCACTTCTGCCTCCGAAAGACACCAATGAAGTACAGTCATAA
- the cfap251 gene encoding cilia- and flagella-associated protein 251 isoform X1, protein MSYANDCQKGSSDASIPRSDEQQSKHAEANFGVQNGTENLDADQALKSVSQELDSHVYSATSIVLPSQQKATKTHPLTLNWAFGINSMLPVFCLQDDECLVILYVCAHVAVMYDHTTNTQHLLQGHCSPISCVCVSKDRRWLVTADKGQDSLVIVWDTYTCIPVRTLFDCHPEGGTVALALSHDSKHLVSVGAAGVQQRVCIWDWTSESESPLCVTELPQEFGTQKHILFNPNDNTQLLSTSESRVLFYTMEGATLQYSAPEISDKTFNKAVGAFTQSVFHSGGAQAFSATSLGNLLMWTQRTEGMDTGSSYAALKLIPLQEDAITVLTQIDSYIVIGDSRGHVKFYDSRMKLISHYSDFNLDSISSLSFGTTVPNGHMGHPRDCTLAARPFVIQNLVISTHTAVVVHVTSQGSVVQTLLKEHADSLQAVACHPRQPVVAMASNSGILKVWDYEQRKLVCSRLFQKDPQIQCLAYDPYGVYLAVGLANGVVCVLDGCSLHSEDGDSFSYSSDSITHMAFSHDSHYLAAADDGKAVTLFHLCSEEGVQRWRYQGRHHSHYMPIRDLLFGEQLDTGLPRLLSLGEDRRLVEYDLQASGDDRLVILSAERIEQSGVPMCMTWYPPLNTEHFLLTASHLYKMKLYNSTTKMCRKTLLGPCFGSPVRKMMLLPRNNDGDPNARYMAYITTDKVGLQILPLDGNPHRCSAQLCHPSGVSSLAVSHEGRYAFTAGGADCTAFCWEISLSALEAAAALGGKDLDPFYSLLEGGRDGQLFREMEDYFYYSQLRTQGIDSMQMRQVSTHIPLAEVPFVMRALGFYPTEQELEDMQNEVKFSRYAETGQYVTHVDLPEFIRLFVNHRPALGLRLHELQWAISVLGQSDGTGDTQIPRDLLMELLQARGEHMTEEELAECFSTLLGVSSEGGRSEAGSMHWPDKETLLDTEIPEEITLETFVKGILGFPLSNQEGSISSSDISSLLPPKDTNEVQS, encoded by the exons ATGTCCTACGCCAATGACTGTCAAAAAGGCTCCTCGGACGCCTCTATACCCAGATCGGACGAGCAGCAGTCAAAACATGCTGAAGCCAACTTCGGTGTCCAAAATGGCACAGAGAACCTTGATGCTGACCAGGCTCTCAAAAGTGTTTCACAGGAACTGGATTCTCATGTCTACTCGGCTACCTCTATTGTCCTGCCCAGTCAGCAGAAAGCAACCAAAACCCATCCACTG ACTCTGAACTGGGCATTTGGCATCAACAGCATGCTCCCAGTGTTCTGCCTGCAGGATGATGAGTGCCTGGTCattctgtatgtctgtgcaCATGTGGCTGTCATGTATGaccacaccaccaacacacagcACCTGCTTCAG GGCCACTGTAGCCcgatctcctgtgtgtgtgtgagtaaggacCGCCGCTGGCTGGTGACTGCAGATAAGGGTCAAGACAGCCTGGTTATTGTCTGGGACACATATACTTG CATCCCTGTGCGGACCTTATTTGATTGTCATCCTGAAGGGGGCACTGTTGCATTAGCCCTTTCTCATGACTCCAAACATCTGGTTTCGGTGGGGGCTGCAGGAGTGCAG cagcgtgtgtgtatctgggaCTGGACCAGTGAATCAGAGAGTCCTTTGTGTGTAACTGAACTTCCCCAAGAGTTTGGTACTCAG AAACACATTTTATTCAACCCCAATGACAATACCCAGCTGCTTAGCACCAGTGAGAGCAGGGTGCTGTTTTACACAATG GAGGGGGCGACTCTGCAGTACTCGGCCCCTGAGATCTCAGACAAG ACGTTCAATAAGGCGGTGGGTGCATTCACCCAGTCAGTGTTCCACAGCGGAGGAGCGCAGGCCTTCAGCGCCACCTCACTGGGCAATCTGCTGATGTGGACACAGAGGACAGAGGGGATGGACACAGGGTCCAGCTACGCCGCACTCAAACTCATCCCACTCCAGGAGGATGCCATTACTGTACTCACACAAATAGACAG ctACATAGTCATAGGTGACAGCCGGGGTCATGTGAAGTTCTACGACAGCAGGATGAAGCTCATCAGCCACTACAGCGACTTTAACCTGGACTCCATCAGCTCGCTCTCATTCGGCACCACAGTGCCCAATGGCCACATGGGACACCCCCGTGACTGCACGCTCGCAGCCCGACCCTTCGTCATTCA GAACTTGGTCATCTCCACACATACAGCTGTAGTTGTGCATGTGACCTCTCAGGGAAGTGTGGTGCAGACCCTGCTGAAGGAGCATGCTGATTCGCTGCAGGCTGTGGCCTGTCACCCACGGCAACCTGTTGTTGCCATGGCCAGTAACAGTGGCATCCTCAAGGTGTGGGACTATGAGCAGAGAAAGTTGGTGTGTAGCCGCCTCTTCCAGAAAGACCCCCAGATCCAGTGCCTGGCCTACGATCCATACG GAGTGTATCTGGCAGTGGGGTTGGCAaatggagtggtgtgtgtgttggatggctGCAGCCTTCATTCAGAGGACGGGGACAGTTTCAGCTACAGCTCtgactcaatcacacacatggCCTTCTCGCATGACTCCCATTACCTGGCTGCTGCA GATGACGGTAAGGCGGTGACACTGTTCCACTTGTGTTCGGAAGAGGGTGTCCAGCGCTGGCGCTACCAGGGCCGCCACCACTCCCACTACATGCCCATCAGGGACCTGCTGTTTGGAGAGCAGCTGGACACTGGTCTGCCCAGACTCCTGTCCCTGGGAGAGGATCGCAGGCTG gtggagTATGATCTGCAGGCCAGTGGTGATGACAGACTGGTGATCCTGAGTGCTGAGAGGATTGAGCAGAGCGGAGTGCCCATGTGCATGACCTGGTACCCGCCACTCAACACGGAACACTTCCTGCTCACTGCATCCCACCTCTACAAGATGAAGCTCTACAACAGCACCACCAAAATGTGCAg GAAGACATTGCTGGGACCCTGTTTTGGCTCCCCTGTCAGGAAGATGATGTTATTGCCACGGAACAATGATGGAGACCCCAATGCCCGCTACATGGCTTACATCACCACAGACAAG gtagggTTGCAGATCCTCCCTCTGGATGGGAATCCTCACCGCTGCAGTGCCCAGCTGTGTCACCCCTCGGGGGTGTCCAGCTTGGCCGTCTCTCACGAGGGCCGCTACGCATTCACAGCAGGGGGAGCCGACTGCACGGCTTTCTGCTGGGAGATCAGCCTCAG tgctcTGGAGGCTGCAGCAGCCCTGGGTGGTAAAGACCTGGACCCCTTTTACAGCCtgttggagggagggagagatggccaACTCTTCAGG GAAATGGAGGATTACTTCTACTACAGCCAGCTGCGCACTCAAGGCATTGACAGCATGCAGATGCGGCAGGTGTCCACCCACATCCCGCTGGCAGAAGTGCCCTTTGTCATGAGGGCCCTTGGCTTCTACCCCACTGAACAGGAG CTGGAGGACATGCAGAATGAGGTGAAGTTTAGTCGCTATGCAGAGACGGGCCAGTACGTCACGCACGTAGACCTGCCTGAGTTCATCCGTCTGTTTGTGAACCACCGGCCGGCGCTGGGCCTCAGGCTGCACGAGCTGCAGTGGGCCATCAGCGTCCTGGGGCAGAGCGATGGCACAGGGGACACACAGATCCCCCGAGACCTCCTGATGGAACTGCTGCAAgccagag gagaacaCATGACAGAGGAAGAACTGGCGGAATGTTTCAGCACACTGCTTGGGGTCAGCTCAGAAGGCGGGAGGTCAGAAGCAGGCAGTATGCACTGGCCAG acaAAGAGACACTCCTAGATACGGAGATCCCTGAAGAGATCACCTTGGAAACATTTGTTAAAGGCATCCTGGGGTTTCCTCTTAGCAACCAAGAGGGCTCAATCTCCTCCTCCGACATCTCCTCACTTCTGCCTCCGAAAGACACCAATGAAGTACAGTCATAA
- the cfap251 gene encoding cilia- and flagella-associated protein 251 isoform X2 gives MSYANDCQKGSSDASIPRSDEQQSKHAEANFGVQNGTENLDADQALKSVSQELDSHVYSATSIVLPSQQKATKTHPLTLNWAFGINSMLPVFCLQDDECLVILYVCAHVAVMYDHTTNTQHLLQGHCSPISCVCVSKDRRWLVTADKGQDSLVIVWDTYTCIPVRTLFDCHPEGGTVALALSHDSKHLVSVGAAGVQRVCIWDWTSESESPLCVTELPQEFGTQKHILFNPNDNTQLLSTSESRVLFYTMEGATLQYSAPEISDKTFNKAVGAFTQSVFHSGGAQAFSATSLGNLLMWTQRTEGMDTGSSYAALKLIPLQEDAITVLTQIDSYIVIGDSRGHVKFYDSRMKLISHYSDFNLDSISSLSFGTTVPNGHMGHPRDCTLAARPFVIQNLVISTHTAVVVHVTSQGSVVQTLLKEHADSLQAVACHPRQPVVAMASNSGILKVWDYEQRKLVCSRLFQKDPQIQCLAYDPYGVYLAVGLANGVVCVLDGCSLHSEDGDSFSYSSDSITHMAFSHDSHYLAAADDGKAVTLFHLCSEEGVQRWRYQGRHHSHYMPIRDLLFGEQLDTGLPRLLSLGEDRRLVEYDLQASGDDRLVILSAERIEQSGVPMCMTWYPPLNTEHFLLTASHLYKMKLYNSTTKMCRKTLLGPCFGSPVRKMMLLPRNNDGDPNARYMAYITTDKVGLQILPLDGNPHRCSAQLCHPSGVSSLAVSHEGRYAFTAGGADCTAFCWEISLSALEAAAALGGKDLDPFYSLLEGGRDGQLFREMEDYFYYSQLRTQGIDSMQMRQVSTHIPLAEVPFVMRALGFYPTEQELEDMQNEVKFSRYAETGQYVTHVDLPEFIRLFVNHRPALGLRLHELQWAISVLGQSDGTGDTQIPRDLLMELLQARGEHMTEEELAECFSTLLGVSSEGGRSEAGSMHWPDKETLLDTEIPEEITLETFVKGILGFPLSNQEGSISSSDISSLLPPKDTNEVQS, from the exons ATGTCCTACGCCAATGACTGTCAAAAAGGCTCCTCGGACGCCTCTATACCCAGATCGGACGAGCAGCAGTCAAAACATGCTGAAGCCAACTTCGGTGTCCAAAATGGCACAGAGAACCTTGATGCTGACCAGGCTCTCAAAAGTGTTTCACAGGAACTGGATTCTCATGTCTACTCGGCTACCTCTATTGTCCTGCCCAGTCAGCAGAAAGCAACCAAAACCCATCCACTG ACTCTGAACTGGGCATTTGGCATCAACAGCATGCTCCCAGTGTTCTGCCTGCAGGATGATGAGTGCCTGGTCattctgtatgtctgtgcaCATGTGGCTGTCATGTATGaccacaccaccaacacacagcACCTGCTTCAG GGCCACTGTAGCCcgatctcctgtgtgtgtgtgagtaaggacCGCCGCTGGCTGGTGACTGCAGATAAGGGTCAAGACAGCCTGGTTATTGTCTGGGACACATATACTTG CATCCCTGTGCGGACCTTATTTGATTGTCATCCTGAAGGGGGCACTGTTGCATTAGCCCTTTCTCATGACTCCAAACATCTGGTTTCGGTGGGGGCTGCAGGAGTGCAG cgtgtgtgtatctgggaCTGGACCAGTGAATCAGAGAGTCCTTTGTGTGTAACTGAACTTCCCCAAGAGTTTGGTACTCAG AAACACATTTTATTCAACCCCAATGACAATACCCAGCTGCTTAGCACCAGTGAGAGCAGGGTGCTGTTTTACACAATG GAGGGGGCGACTCTGCAGTACTCGGCCCCTGAGATCTCAGACAAG ACGTTCAATAAGGCGGTGGGTGCATTCACCCAGTCAGTGTTCCACAGCGGAGGAGCGCAGGCCTTCAGCGCCACCTCACTGGGCAATCTGCTGATGTGGACACAGAGGACAGAGGGGATGGACACAGGGTCCAGCTACGCCGCACTCAAACTCATCCCACTCCAGGAGGATGCCATTACTGTACTCACACAAATAGACAG ctACATAGTCATAGGTGACAGCCGGGGTCATGTGAAGTTCTACGACAGCAGGATGAAGCTCATCAGCCACTACAGCGACTTTAACCTGGACTCCATCAGCTCGCTCTCATTCGGCACCACAGTGCCCAATGGCCACATGGGACACCCCCGTGACTGCACGCTCGCAGCCCGACCCTTCGTCATTCA GAACTTGGTCATCTCCACACATACAGCTGTAGTTGTGCATGTGACCTCTCAGGGAAGTGTGGTGCAGACCCTGCTGAAGGAGCATGCTGATTCGCTGCAGGCTGTGGCCTGTCACCCACGGCAACCTGTTGTTGCCATGGCCAGTAACAGTGGCATCCTCAAGGTGTGGGACTATGAGCAGAGAAAGTTGGTGTGTAGCCGCCTCTTCCAGAAAGACCCCCAGATCCAGTGCCTGGCCTACGATCCATACG GAGTGTATCTGGCAGTGGGGTTGGCAaatggagtggtgtgtgtgttggatggctGCAGCCTTCATTCAGAGGACGGGGACAGTTTCAGCTACAGCTCtgactcaatcacacacatggCCTTCTCGCATGACTCCCATTACCTGGCTGCTGCA GATGACGGTAAGGCGGTGACACTGTTCCACTTGTGTTCGGAAGAGGGTGTCCAGCGCTGGCGCTACCAGGGCCGCCACCACTCCCACTACATGCCCATCAGGGACCTGCTGTTTGGAGAGCAGCTGGACACTGGTCTGCCCAGACTCCTGTCCCTGGGAGAGGATCGCAGGCTG gtggagTATGATCTGCAGGCCAGTGGTGATGACAGACTGGTGATCCTGAGTGCTGAGAGGATTGAGCAGAGCGGAGTGCCCATGTGCATGACCTGGTACCCGCCACTCAACACGGAACACTTCCTGCTCACTGCATCCCACCTCTACAAGATGAAGCTCTACAACAGCACCACCAAAATGTGCAg GAAGACATTGCTGGGACCCTGTTTTGGCTCCCCTGTCAGGAAGATGATGTTATTGCCACGGAACAATGATGGAGACCCCAATGCCCGCTACATGGCTTACATCACCACAGACAAG gtagggTTGCAGATCCTCCCTCTGGATGGGAATCCTCACCGCTGCAGTGCCCAGCTGTGTCACCCCTCGGGGGTGTCCAGCTTGGCCGTCTCTCACGAGGGCCGCTACGCATTCACAGCAGGGGGAGCCGACTGCACGGCTTTCTGCTGGGAGATCAGCCTCAG tgctcTGGAGGCTGCAGCAGCCCTGGGTGGTAAAGACCTGGACCCCTTTTACAGCCtgttggagggagggagagatggccaACTCTTCAGG GAAATGGAGGATTACTTCTACTACAGCCAGCTGCGCACTCAAGGCATTGACAGCATGCAGATGCGGCAGGTGTCCACCCACATCCCGCTGGCAGAAGTGCCCTTTGTCATGAGGGCCCTTGGCTTCTACCCCACTGAACAGGAG CTGGAGGACATGCAGAATGAGGTGAAGTTTAGTCGCTATGCAGAGACGGGCCAGTACGTCACGCACGTAGACCTGCCTGAGTTCATCCGTCTGTTTGTGAACCACCGGCCGGCGCTGGGCCTCAGGCTGCACGAGCTGCAGTGGGCCATCAGCGTCCTGGGGCAGAGCGATGGCACAGGGGACACACAGATCCCCCGAGACCTCCTGATGGAACTGCTGCAAgccagag gagaacaCATGACAGAGGAAGAACTGGCGGAATGTTTCAGCACACTGCTTGGGGTCAGCTCAGAAGGCGGGAGGTCAGAAGCAGGCAGTATGCACTGGCCAG acaAAGAGACACTCCTAGATACGGAGATCCCTGAAGAGATCACCTTGGAAACATTTGTTAAAGGCATCCTGGGGTTTCCTCTTAGCAACCAAGAGGGCTCAATCTCCTCCTCCGACATCTCCTCACTTCTGCCTCCGAAAGACACCAATGAAGTACAGTCATAA
- the LOC121714705 gene encoding tripartite motif-containing protein 16-like: MAEGSAKDHELFTCPVCLDLLKEPVTIACGHSYCMGCINDCWNQEDKKGIFSCPQCRQCFSPRPVLSKNNIFSELVEQMRRTANQTASPADEHAEAGQAECDVCTGKRHKAVKSCLVCLVSYCESHYKVHNLMNPGRKHKVIDATTSLQEKICSRHEKVLEIFCKTDQSCICYLCTMDEHNGHKTISAAAERAEKQTQLAETKRKLQQSIQERELELKDLRKTVVMLKSSAQAAMGDCERMFTEMIECIERRRSEVKRLIEAQEKTEVTQAEELVKQLEQRIAELKRRDAELDLLPHTEDHINFLKRFQSVSSSDEYKDLPRVVVNETLSFEDVMISVFALKQQVEDFCKQEVIKISKEVISIRAILPPEPKTRGEFLLYYHGFTLDPNTLSSKLVLMEGNREVEWNNYAPRFKGLVHPDRFQHMPQVLCTDGVSGRCYWEVEWSGPGISIAVSYKGINRRGRDSDFGRNNLSWCLEKDQYGSLSFWHNNEQTHLSTTSSFNIGVYVDYRVGTLSFYNVSDDAMFLLHRVQATFTEPLYPGFKMYQMTSAKIVHIIMLR; encoded by the exons ATGGCAGAAGGTTCAGCAAAAGACCATGAATTGTTCACTTGCCCCGTCTGTCTGGATCTACTGAAGGAGCCGGTGACTATTGCCTGTGGACACAGTTACTGTATGGGCTGCATTAACGACTGCTGGAATCAGGAAGATAAGAAAGGAATTTTCAGCTGCCCCCAGTGCCGACAGTGTTTCTCTCCAAGGCCTGTTCTGAGCAAAAACAACATATTTTCTGAATTAGTGGAGCAAATGCGGAGGACAGCAAATCAGACTGCTTCTCCTGCAGATGAACATGCTGAGGCTGGACAAGCCGAGTGTGATGTTTGTACTGGGAAAAGACACAAAGCTGTCAAGTCCTGCCTGGTGTGTCTGGTGTCTTACTGTGAATCTCACTACAAAGTCCACAACTTGATGAACCCAGGACGGAAGCACAAAGTGATTGATGCCacaactagcctacaggaaaaaATCTGCTCTCGGCATGAGAAGGTACTGGAAATCTTCTGCAAGACTGACCAGAGTTGTATCTGCTACCTGTGCACAATGGATGAACACAATGGACATAAGACCATTTCAGCTGCTGCAGAGCGAGCTGAGAAACAG ACGCAGCTGGCGGAGACAAAGAGGAAACTCCAGCAGAGTATCCAGGAAAGAGAACTGGAGCTTAAGGACCTGAGGAAGACTGTGGTAATGCTCAAG AGCTCTGCACAGGCAGCAATGGGAGACTGTGAGAGGATGTTTACGGAGATGATCGAGTGCATCGAGCGAAGGCGCTCTGAGGTGAAACGGCTCATTGAAGCTCAGGAGAAGACTGAGGTGACTCAGGCTGAAGAACTGGTGAAGCAGCTGGAGCAGAGGATTGCTGaactgaagaggagagatgcAGAACTAGACCTCCTTCCACACACTGAGGATCACATCAACTTCCTCAAG AGATTCCAGTCTGTCTCTTCATCAGATGAATATAAAGACCTACCCAGGGTAGTCGTCAATGAAACCCTCTCTTTTGAGGATGTGATGATATCTGTCTTTGCATTGAAGCAGCAAGTGGAGGATTTCTGCAAGCAGGAAGTCATTAAGATATCTAAAGAAG TGATCAGCATCAGAGCTATTTTGCCTCCTGAGCCAAAGACTAGAGGGGAGTTCCTACTAT atTACCATGGCTTCACACTGGATCCCAACACATTATCCAGTAAACTCGTTCTCATGGAAGGGAACAGAGAGGTGGAATGGAATAATTATGCACCACGTTTTAAAGGGCTTGTCCATCCAGACAGATTTCAGCATATGCCTCAGGTTTTGTGTACGGATGGTGTGTCTGGACGATGCTATTGGGAGGTTGAGTGGAGTGGACCAGGGATTTCCATAGCAGTCTCATATAAAGGAATCAATAGACGGGGGCGGGACAGTGATTTTGGGCGTAATAATCTCTCTTGGTGTCTAGAAAAAGACCAGtatggctctctctctttttggcaTAACAATGAACAGACACATCTATCTACCACTTCCAGTTTCAACATAGGTGTGTATGTAGATTACAGGGTTGGAACTCTGTCCTTCTATAATGTCTCTGATGATGCAATGTTCCTTCTGCACAGAGTTCAGGCCACATTCACTGAGCCCCTCTACCCTGGATTTAAGATGTATCAAATGACATCAGCAAAGATTGTTCATATCATCATGTTGAGATAA